ATTAATTATCATTATTACACTCCAATACTATTTATGACCGGCTATTTATGACCGGCAGATTTTCTAAGCTTGGCATATTGTTCTTTAAACGCGGCCTCAATTCGACCGTTTTCTTTCGGGTGGTAATACTGAGCATTTTTGATTTTATCAGGCAGGTATTGTTGTTTAACCCAGTCGTTGGGAAAATCGTGGGGGTATTTGTAGGTCACCCCGCGGCCAAGTTTCTTGGCACCTTGATAATGCGCATCTTTGAGGTGCAGTGGGACATCACCATAGTTACCGGATCGAATGTCACTTACGGCACCATCAATTGCGGCCATCGCGGAATTGGACTTGGGACTTAAACAAAGCTCAATGATTGCGTTAGCAAGTGGAATTCGTGCTTCGGGAAGCCCCAGTTGACGCGCAGCGTCAACAGCAGCAACCGTTCTTTGACATGCTCCTGGATTAGCCAGGCCGACATCTTCATAGGCAATTACCAGTAATCGCCGCATGATCGAAACCAAGTCACCGGATTCAATCAATCTGCCGGCATAATGTAGGGCTGCATCCGTATCCGAGCCGCGAATCGATTTTTGAAAAGCAGAAATGACGTCGTAATGGGCATCACCATTTTTATCGGAATTGAGTGCTTTTCGCTGAAGGCATTCCTCGACGATTGCCTGGGTGACGGCGATTTTTCCCTGATCATTTTTGGGTGTCGACTTCACTGCAAGTTCCAAGGCATTTAACGATGAGCGCAAATCACCATTAGTGGCAGTTGCCAAAAAGTTTAACGCTTCTTTGGTAATCGACACCGGATAATTACCCAAACCTTTTTCTTTGTCGTTTAACGCGCGATTGAGGGCTTTTTGAATATCAGTTGGGGTGAGGGGATGTACCTCAAAAATTTGGGTTCGCGATCGAATGGCCGGATTGATGTTAATGTATGGGTTCTCAGTGGTGGCCCCAATTAAAATAATTGAGCCGCTTTCAAGTAATGGCAATAGAAAATCTTGTTTTGTTTTATCGAGTCGATGAATTTCATCGAGCAACAGGACGACCGTGCCGCTCATCTTGGCTTCCTCGGCGACAACCTGTAAATCTTTTTTGGTGTCGGTAGCAGCGTTGAGAACTCGAAATGCATATTTGGTCGAGCCGGCAATGGCGCTGGCAATGCTGGTTTTCCCAGTTCCCGGCGGCCCATATAAAATCATTGACGACAGCATCTTGGCACGCACCATCCGGTCGATTATTTTACCTGGGCCGACTAAATCCTGCTGGCCGACAATTTCTTCAAGCTTGGTCGGTCGCATTCGATAGGCAAGGGGTTGTTGCATACTCATCCTCCTCTCAAATTGTGATGGTTAAAAATCAAATCCTATAAATTATAACATGATCGTGAGGGCACAAAAAAAGCGTTTTGCATAAGCAAAACGCTCGCTGAATGATTAACCCAACTTGTTGTAGTATTCAACAATCAGTGATTCATCAATATCAGCATCAAGTTCTTCACGTTGTGGAAGACGAACCAATGATCCTTCAAGCTTGTCTGCATCGAAGCTGACGTATTGTGGACGACCCACAACAGCTTCAACAGCATCCTTGATAACTTGGAGGTCTTTAGACTTCTCACGAACAGAGATTACTTGACCAGGTTGAACTTCATATGATGGAATATCAACACGTTTGCCATCAACAGTGATGTGGCCATGGTTTACTAATTGACGAGCTTGACGACGAGTAGTGGCCAAACCTAAACGATAAACCATGTTATCCAAACGCTCTTCAAGTAAGATCATGAAGTTAACACCATGCTTACCTTCACGGATCTTGCCGGCACGAACGAACAAGTTACTGAATTGACGTTCAGTCAGTCCGTACATGTAACGAAGCTTTTGCTTTTCGTGTAATTGCAAACCATATTCTGAAAGTTTTGAACGACGGCCTTGACCGTGATCACCAGGAGCATAAGGACGACGTGAGAGTTCTTTACCAGTACCTGACAAAGAGATACCCAAACGACGTGAAATTCTCCAACTTGGACCTGTATATCTTGACATAAGTAATCCTCCAATATTTTTTTGGAGTAAAATAAGCCGTTGCAGACTTAGTATTCGTGCATGTTGCTTTGCTCTTTCGCTCAAGCAGCCGATT
Above is a genomic segment from Lentilactobacillus buchneri containing:
- a CDS encoding replication-associated recombination protein A translates to MQQPLAYRMRPTKLEEIVGQQDLVGPGKIIDRMVRAKMLSSMILYGPPGTGKTSIASAIAGSTKYAFRVLNAATDTKKDLQVVAEEAKMSGTVVLLLDEIHRLDKTKQDFLLPLLESGSIILIGATTENPYININPAIRSRTQIFEVHPLTPTDIQKALNRALNDKEKGLGNYPVSITKEALNFLATATNGDLRSSLNALELAVKSTPKNDQGKIAVTQAIVEECLQRKALNSDKNGDAHYDVISAFQKSIRGSDTDAALHYAGRLIESGDLVSIMRRLLVIAYEDVGLANPGACQRTVAAVDAARQLGLPEARIPLANAIIELCLSPKSNSAMAAIDGAVSDIRSGNYGDVPLHLKDAHYQGAKKLGRGVTYKYPHDFPNDWVKQQYLPDKIKNAQYYHPKENGRIEAAFKEQYAKLRKSAGHK
- the rpsD gene encoding 30S ribosomal protein S4, translated to MSRYTGPSWRISRRLGISLSGTGKELSRRPYAPGDHGQGRRSKLSEYGLQLHEKQKLRYMYGLTERQFSNLFVRAGKIREGKHGVNFMILLEERLDNMVYRLGLATTRRQARQLVNHGHITVDGKRVDIPSYEVQPGQVISVREKSKDLQVIKDAVEAVVGRPQYVSFDADKLEGSLVRLPQREELDADIDESLIVEYYNKLG